The Cytobacillus sp. NJ13 sequence TTATGAACTAACCTAATAAAAGAATTCCACCAATAATAAAAACACGGATTTTTTGGTCCGTGTTTTTTTATTTTTATTATTTTAATTCCTGCTTAATTTGACCATATGCCTTCATATATACCTGAAGTTCTTTCATTAACCCCTCAACAAGCTGGGCAGGTTCCTCATAAAGGCCATCATTTTCATAATCAAAACAATGCGGATCCAGGACCAGCTGTTTAGGAATGACATTGGCATATACACCTCTGCCGGCAATTCTTAAATTATTCAGGGCATTGATGCCGCCTTTTCCGCCTCCTGCCACAACCAGTAAGCCAACTGGCTTATGGGCAAATTGCTCACTTCCGAGAAAATCCAGCGCATTTTTTAGAGCTCCGCTCATGGCACTGTGGTACTCAGGGGAAGCAAGAATGACCCCATCAGAGTCTGCAATTTGCTGACGCAGCTTTTTAACGGCAGGCAGCTGATATTGATCTTCTGTTCCATTATATAAAGGAATTTCTCCAAGACTTAAATCGATCAGTTCAGCATTATATTTCCTTGCAATATAACGAGAGGCTATTCCCGTTCTTCCCTTCAATCGCGGGCTTCCATTAATAATTGTAAGCTTCATCATAAACTCTCCTTTTAGTCCTATATTCTTTAGTATATAGAAACATGCGTTTATAAACATCGTCAGTATGGCTGAGTTTTATAATGCTTATCTTAGGTCTAATTCAGTAAATATCTTCTGCAACTTTTGGATGAGTTTTTTAGTCTTCCTCTGCAATACCATGACGCACTGCATAAAGTGCTGCCTGTGTCCTGTCTGCGAGATCCAATTTGGACAGCAGGTTGGAAACATGGGTTTTGACTGTTTTCTCTGTTATATAAAGGGATGAAGCAATTTCTTTATTGCTTTTCCCTTTTGCAATCTCCCGCAGAACCTCCAGCTCTCTCTTTGTCAGTTCTTCCAGCGGCTGTCTTTCAGTACTGTTTTTATTCGTTAAATGTGTGAGCAGATGGGAGGTCGCTTTTGGATGCAGCTGGTTTTCCCCTTTCATCAGCTGGATAATTGCCTGAACAAGAATATCCGGCTCAATGTCCTTCAGTTGATATCCTGAGGCCCCCGCCTCAATTGCCGGAATCACATGATCCTGATCTGAAAAACTTGTGAGTATCATGATCTTCACTTCAGGGCAGCTCGCTTTAATTTGCCTTGTGGCTTCAATACCATTCATAACAGGCATATCCAAGTCCATTAATACCACATCAGGCTGGTTCGTTTGCATCATCTCAACAGCTTCACGGCCATTTTTTGCTTCTCCGATGATTTCTATTTCCGACTGTGTTTTGAGAAAAAATACAAGACCCCTTCTTACAACATGATGATCGTCCGCTATTAAAACCTTGATGGCCATCTATTTCCCTCCCTTTTCCAAAGGAATGATAATTTCAATATTCGTTCCTTTGTTTGGCTCTGTTTTTAATTTAAATGAACCGTTCAGTGCTTCCGTCCTTTTCTTCATGCTTTTGAGGCCGAGTGAAGGGATATCGTTTTCACGATAATGAAACCCTCTGCCGCAATCGGAAATCACCATTGCAACTGTTTTTTCATCCACTGTCAGTGCTAAATCTGCTGTTGATCCACCAGAGTGTTTTTTGCAATTTGCCAGTGCTTCCTGGCCAATTCTCCAAAGTGTCTCTTCAACTTTTCCGGGCAGACAGATCACACCTTTTACTCTTGAATTGAGCGTCAGCCCAAGCATTTGGCTGTAGGTCTGCATAGCACATACAATCCCATTTTCCAGCCCGCGGGGTTTCAGCTGCCAGATAAGTGCCCTCATCTCGCTTAAAGCTTCCTGTGCGAGATCCTGCATGTAGGAAAAGGTCTCTTTAATTTCAGGATTATCAGTCATTTCAGCCCCTCCTCTCGCCGTTAAGCTTAAGGAGAACAAAAGCTGGTTGACTGAATCATGCAGGTCCCTTGCCAGCCTGTTTCTTTCCGCAGCAAGAGCCGTCTCCTGTTCCAGCTGTGTCAGCTTGATTCGTTTTATAGCCGTTCCGATTTGAAAAGCCACTGATTCCAGTAAAGCCAATTCTTCAGGTGAAAAATGGGTTTTATCAGGTGAGCCAATATTAAGTATCCCGAACTTTTCTTCCCCTGCTCTCAGCGGTACGGAGGCATGATGGGTAAGCCCCTTGGTATCCTTTCTTTGCTCGGCAATGGCATCTTCTATCCTTTTGCATTCAATAATGTTCGAAGCTTTATTTAATCTGCCGTCATTATAGCGGTCAAGACACCAGCAGTCTCCCTTGCACATCGGTCTGCAGTTATCCGCGGAAAGGGCAGGGGGCAGTTTCTCTTCTGCTGCCAGGCGAAACTCCCCTTGGCTATCGATTAGAAATACCCATCCCGTTTCAAGACCGGTAATATGAAGCAATTTCTGCAGAACCTCCTTTAGAAGGGAATCAATTTCCGTTCCTTCATTCAATATTTCTGCTATTTCTTTTAAAATTCTGATTTCAGATTGCCTTTTTTCCCCTAACACCCTTATCCCCCTTGGAACTTTCATAATATGTACTTTTATTATATAACTTTTATTCCCTTTCTTCCTTGGCATTTGGGAGGAAGCGGCCTGCGACTAAAGTTGTAGACAGAAAAAACACCGAAGAGCAGGCCTCTTCGGTGCATCTATTATGCAAATGGATAGCTGGTAAGTTTCATGCCCTTGCTTTCTGGCTAATAACATTCTGGATGTTTAACGCTATTTTTTTACTGAACTGCCCATTCTTTCTTCTACGATCTGCATAAATTCTTTTTGGACAGATTCCAGTTTTTCCTTGCTGCTGGCTAATGAAGAGGCACTGATTCCAAAGTAGAATTTAATTTTCGGTTCTGTGCCAGATGGCCTTAGGCAGATCCAGGTCCCATCTTCGAAGAAATACTTAATAACATTAGACTTCGGCAGTTCAATTACTTTCTCCATTCCATCTGCTTCAGTTCTGATTCCTGTTAAGTAGTCTTCAACAGCCTGGACCTTCATTCCTTGAAGGTCCTTTATTGGATTGGCACGGAAGGATGCCAGGGTCTGCTGGATTTTTTCTGCTCCTTCAATTCCTTTTAGAGTCATTGATTTTAACCCTTCAAGGAAATAACCATATTCGTCAAATAAGCTGAGCAATGCATCATAAAGGGACATGTCTCTCTTTTTATAAAAAGCAGCCATTTCCGCAGCAAGCAATGCCGCTTGGATAGCATCTTTATCCCTTGCAAAGTCGCCGATAAGATAGCCATAGCTTTCCTCATACCCAAACAGGAAGCTGTATTCACCAGTCTCCTCGTATTCCTTGATTTTTTCTGCAATAAACTTAAAGCCTGTTAAAACATCGATGGTTTCTACGCCAAAAGATGATGCAACCCTGCGTCCAAATTCAGATGTAACGATCGTTTTTAACATGATGCCATTGTCAGGCAGTGTATTCTTCTCTTTCTTCTGAGAAAGTATGTAGTGAAGCAGCAGCGCACCTGTCTGATTTCCTGTCAAAAGAACATAGTCACCATCTTTGTTTTTTGCAGCGATGCCAAGACGATCAGCGTCTGGGTCTGTAGCAATTAATATATCTGCATTTGTTTCTCTTCCATCTCTCATGGCCAGCTCAAATGCAATTTTTTCCTCTGGATTAGGACTCTTTACTGTTGAAAACTCAGGATCAGGGAGCTCCTGTTCCTTCACTACATGCACATGTTCATAGCCCAAAGCGGCCAAAGCCTCTCTAACTGGCTTGTTGGCTGTACCGTGCAGAGGTGTAAAAACTACATGAACATCCGTTTCATTTGCCGCATCAGGGTTCTCCGAAATGGTAAGGAGCTGCTTCTGATAGGCCTGATCAACTGTAGTTCCAATCATTGTGATTAGGCCTTTTTCCTTTAAACTGTCCTCGTCCATCACTTCAATAATCAATTCGTTTTCTATTTCATTTACTTTGCGGATAACAATATCAGCTTCAGCAGGAGTCAGCTGAGCACCGTCCGATCCATACACCTTATAGCCATTGTATTCCGGAGGATTATGGCTTGCTGTCACGACTATCCCTGCATACGCATGCAGGTAACGTACTGCGAATGAAAGTTCAGGTGTTGGGCGGAGTTCGTCAAATACATATGTCTGAATGCCCCTGCTGGCAAGTGTTTTAGCCGCTTCCATTGCAAATTCCGGGGACATGTGGCGTGAATCATATGCAATTGCCACCCCTCTGTTCTTTGCATCCAATCCTTTTTCTTCTATGTATGCGGCAAGCCCCGCAGATGCCTTGCGGACTGTATATATATTCATGCGGTTTGTTCCCGGTCCTATTTCCCCGCGCATACCGCCTGTTCCAAATTCCAGCCCCTTATAAAACGCTTCTTCAAGGAGCTTTTCATTTCCCTGCAGACGTTTTAGCTGTTCCAGTAATTCACTGTCCAAATTCTCATGGTTTACCCATCGATCTGCCGCTGTCTTCCATTCCATTGTATGACCTCCTAAAAAAGCTTCTTCATATCCTTTTCGTGTTCCAGGCGGATATTCCTCTTAAAAACATCCGAGTTATTTTGACAAAATTCACCCTAAGATTATGTATGCTTCCGCTGAAAAGCATTGAGCGCCAGTTGAAAGGCGCTCAATCTGCAACTATATATTACTTCTTATATTTAATGCTGTAAATATCATGCCTGCGGTCTTTTAGCTGGCGCACCGTGCCATCCTGTCTTTGCCGGCGGAGAATTTCCAGATCAACATCACCGATCAGGACCATTTCAATATTTGGATTGGTCTCTCCCACAATGCCATCCCTTGCAAACTCAAAATCAGATGGTGCAAATATGGCAGACTGTGCATATTGAATATCCATATTCTCAGTTTGCGGAAGATTGCCCACCGTTCCTGAAATAACCGTGTATATCTGATTTTCAACAGCGCGCGCCTGAGCACAATAGCGTACCCGCAAATATCCTTGGCGATCTTCAGTACAGAAAGGTGTAAATATAATTTTTGCACCTTTATCAGTCGCAATTCTAGCCAGCTCAGGAAATTCGATGTCATAGCAAATTTGGATGGCTATTTTTCCGCAATCCGTATCAAATACTTTTACTTCGTCCCCGCGGCTGATCCCCCACCATTTGCGCTCATTTGGCGTAATGTGGAGCTTATACTGCTTTTCAATCGTTCCATCGCGGCGGAAAAGATAAGCGATATTATAAATCTCATCATCATCTTCTTTAACAAAATGAGAGCCGCCAATTATATTGATATTATACCTGACTGCCAAATCCGTAAACAACTCGATATATTGCTCAGTGTATTCCGTCAGCTTCCTGACCGCAAGGCTCGGTGACCGTTCGTCCAGAAAGGACATTAGCTGAGCGGTAAATAACTCGGGAAATACTGCAAAGTCAGAACCGGAATCAGAAGCAACATCTGTAAAATATTCCACCTGATGGGCAAATTCATCGAAGGATTTAATCTGCCGCATTAAATATTGCACCACGCATATACGGACCGGGTAACTTGTTTTGTAAAAGCGCTTGGTCATTGGCCTGTAATCAACATTATTCCATTCCATCAGCGTTGCATATTTATTAGACTGCACATCATCAGGCAAATAGTTCGGGTTAATCCTCATCAGGATAAAGCCATTTAGGAGCTGAAAGGATAAAACCGGGTCATAGATTTTATGAAGTGAGACCTCGTTCACATACTCACGCGGGTTCATTTCTTTGGCGTATTTATGATAATTTGGAATTCGCCCCCCTATGATGATACTTTTTAAGTTTAAAGATCTGACAAGCTCTTTTCTCTCCTCATAAAGGCGGTGGCCAATTTTCATTCTGCGGTAATCCGGATGAACCATTACTTCTATTCCATAAAGGTTATAGCCTTCCGGATTATGGTTTGTTATGTATCCTTTATCTGTTACATCATCCCAGGAATGACGATCATCATATTCATCAAAATTAATAATAAGGCTTGAGCACGAACCAATGATTTCCCCATCATATTCTGCAACAAACTGGCCTTCGGGGAAAATATCCAGATGGCTTTCAAGCTGATCCTTCTTCCATGGTATCATGCCGGGGAAACAGAGCTCCTGCAGGGCGATGATATGATCTATATCTGAATGCCGTGTATTTCTGATAATCATTTTTTTCTCAAACTTCTTTAAATCAAGCTTTGTCAATGGTGGTGCACTCCTTTTGGAAATTATAATTATCCTGGGAGCTGATAAGAAAGTTCAGCCTCTCCAGTGATATACAGGTCTTTTCCCTTTTTTACTGCATTCATAACACCCTCTGAATTTTCTTAGCCAATTACCCTCTTTTTCTTATCTTGCGTCTTTTCCTTCATATATATTTCTATAAAGGTGATTGAATATCCCCTGTTCCTTGCTAATACCATTTCAATATTACAAATTCACTATTTCTGATGTTCCTTTGAACATGTTAATTTACAAGGGATGTCCAATAGCTTTATAATTTTAGAGTACATTTTAATAAGGAGATTATTATGGAGAAAAGACAAACAGACCGGCGGGAGAATTTGCTGTTTATTGCCTGGGCAGCATCGATTCTGGCCATGTTCGGCAGCCTTTATTTTTCGGAAATCAGGCAATATGAGCCTTGCGAGCTTTGCTGGTATCAAAGGATTATCATGTACCCATTTGCTGTCATATTAGGCTTGGCTGTTGTTAAGAAAGATTATCGCATCAGCCTTTATACGATGGTGTTATCTGCAGTTGGAGCAGGAATTTCTATCTACCACTACTCCATTCAGAAAATTTCATTTATGGCTGACCATGCAGCATCATGCGGGAGAGTTCCCTGTACAGGGCAATATATTAATTGGCTTGGATTCATCACGATTCCGTTTTTAGCATTGACAGCTTTTATAATTATTTTTATTTGCAGTTATCTTGTCTGGAAGAAAACCAAGGAGGTAGCAGAATAATGAAAAAGGTCATTATTTTTCTTGCAATTATCGTTGCGTTATTCGCGGCGGTTGGAATCTTAACTAAAATGCAAAATGAAGAAAAAGTTTCTGGGAATAATCCATATGAAAAGGATTCACTTCATCCTGAAACAGTCAAACAGCTTGAAGACCCAAATTATCAAAATCTGATTCTTCCTGAAGAATTGGACAAAAAGTTAAATGAAAATGAAGATGCAACTGTGTATTTTTATAGCCCGACATGCCCTCATTGTCAGAGGACAACTCCTATTGTGTCTCCGCTTACAGAAGATATGGGAATTGATCTGGTTCAATTCAACCTGCTTGAATTTGAAGACGGCTGGGACAATTACGGAATTAAGGAGACTCCAACAATTGTTCAATTTAAAGACGGCAAAGAGGTTAACAGAATTACTGGTTACCAGGAAAAAGAAGTCTTTGAACAATGGTTTAATGAGAATTCGAAATAACCAAAAACGCCTGCGGCTGCAGGCGTTTTTTTATACGAGCATTTCATTTGCGGCTTTGGCGTAGACACTGAACAGATTATTCCGCGGCATCCTTTCTCCGCAAAAATGACTGTAGTCGAATGGGAATGACAAACCGAATTCTTGAAGTATTTGAACATTTTTGACGAAAATCATTTCATATTTGTCATTCATCTGCCGGGATTCCAGAATAGCCATTAGCGTCTGCAGTCCTGCTATAACCTGGTAAGCCTCCTTTAATGTTCCGAAGTATTCAAAGTGCCGTGTAGAAGTATGTAAAATCTTCTGCTGTTCAAATTCTCTTATGTCATCATCTGTGAAATAAAGAGGTAACACATTTGAATAGAATTTTCTAATTAATTCTTGAATTTTTTGTTCCTGATCAGGAGTTGATGCAAATACAACTTTCACTGATAACCCACCTTTGTAATCCTTGTAATCAGTTCGTAATATATACATAAGAATATCATATTCTGAAAGCCCTTTAGGGTGGTAATTATACCCATGGAGTAGGAATTTGTTTACATTTATCCCTCCTGAGGAAATAGATGGCACAGGCATAATGCTTTATAATTGGTTCTAAAGTTCTATATTAACTTCATTTTCAGCAAAATAAAAGGTGATTTTGAATATTACGATAATATTTTGTGAATACCTATTCCTTTTATCAGCTGTTTTTAAAGGCTAATATATTATTGTAATTAATTTATATGTATAAAAGTCACGATTATTCAATCAGGATAAGGAGCAATTTATGGTAAAAATACAAAGGTTTGGCGAATGGTGTGAAATAGAGGTGCCGGTTAGCTGGGAAGGATATTCCGTCGAATATATAGTCCGGATATTATGGGGAGCACCAAAAAAGCAGACACACAACATGAGGATGAACAAGCAGGTATTAACCAATGATGATCCAGCCAATTGGACAAAGCCTCTGCATGCAGGGGATAAATTAAAATTCCATTTCTTCAAGGAGGAAGATTTGGGCCTTATACCCTCTTATTATGACATCGAAGTACTCTTTGAAGATGATCATTTACTTGTTTTGAATAAGCCTGCAGGCATGGACACGCATCCTAATTCTCCAGAGCAAACTAATACTTTAGCAAACGCTGCAGCCTTTCATATGCAGATGCAGGGCGAATGCAGAAGCATAAAACATATACATCGCCTGGATCGGGATACAACCGGTGCCATTTTGTTTGCGAAACATGCATTGTCAGGAGCAATCCTGGATAAAGAACTGGAAGTAAGAACAATTAAACGCACATATTTAGCATTGGTTCATGGCAGGATTCCGGAGATCAAAGGAACCATCAGCGAACAAATTGGGCGGGACAGGCATCATCCAACCAGAAGAAGAGTATCCCCCAGCGGCCAGCCTGCTGTCACGAACTATGAACTAATTGAGTACTTTCCTAAGCTAAATCTTTCACTTATTAAATGCCGTCTGGATACAGGCAGAACACATCAGATTCGTGTTCATCTCAGCCATATCGGTCATCCTCTTGCAGGGGATATTTTATATGGCGGGAAACCTGCTTTTCAACGGCAGGCACTGCACGCCGTAAAACTTGAGATTCCACACCCATTCTTAGAGGAAACCATAGTCTGTCATGCGCCTTTTTTAGATGAACCTGAGATTTTTAAGGGAATCGATCCGTATTCCTT is a genomic window containing:
- a CDS encoding GNAT family N-acetyltransferase; its protein translation is MIIRNTRHSDIDHIIALQELCFPGMIPWKKDQLESHLDIFPEGQFVAEYDGEIIGSCSSLIINFDEYDDRHSWDDVTDKGYITNHNPEGYNLYGIEVMVHPDYRRMKIGHRLYEERKELVRSLNLKSIIIGGRIPNYHKYAKEMNPREYVNEVSLHKIYDPVLSFQLLNGFILMRINPNYLPDDVQSNKYATLMEWNNVDYRPMTKRFYKTSYPVRICVVQYLMRQIKSFDEFAHQVEYFTDVASDSGSDFAVFPELFTAQLMSFLDERSPSLAVRKLTEYTEQYIELFTDLAVRYNINIIGGSHFVKEDDDEIYNIAYLFRRDGTIEKQYKLHITPNERKWWGISRGDEVKVFDTDCGKIAIQICYDIEFPELARIATDKGAKIIFTPFCTEDRQGYLRVRYCAQARAVENQIYTVISGTVGNLPQTENMDIQYAQSAIFAPSDFEFARDGIVGETNPNIEMVLIGDVDLEILRRQRQDGTVRQLKDRRHDIYSIKYKK
- a CDS encoding thioredoxin family protein, which translates into the protein MKKVIIFLAIIVALFAAVGILTKMQNEEKVSGNNPYEKDSLHPETVKQLEDPNYQNLILPEELDKKLNENEDATVYFYSPTCPHCQRTTPIVSPLTEDMGIDLVQFNLLEFEDGWDNYGIKETPTIVQFKDGKEVNRITGYQEKEVFEQWFNENSK
- a CDS encoding RluA family pseudouridine synthase, whose translation is MVKIQRFGEWCEIEVPVSWEGYSVEYIVRILWGAPKKQTHNMRMNKQVLTNDDPANWTKPLHAGDKLKFHFFKEEDLGLIPSYYDIEVLFEDDHLLVLNKPAGMDTHPNSPEQTNTLANAAAFHMQMQGECRSIKHIHRLDRDTTGAILFAKHALSGAILDKELEVRTIKRTYLALVHGRIPEIKGTISEQIGRDRHHPTRRRVSPSGQPAVTNYELIEYFPKLNLSLIKCRLDTGRTHQIRVHLSHIGHPLAGDILYGGKPAFQRQALHAVKLEIPHPFLEETIVCHAPFLDEPEIFKGIDPYSF
- a CDS encoding response regulator transcription factor; translated protein: MAIKVLIADDHHVVRRGLVFFLKTQSEIEIIGEAKNGREAVEMMQTNQPDVVLMDLDMPVMNGIEATRQIKASCPEVKIMILTSFSDQDHVIPAIEAGASGYQLKDIEPDILVQAIIQLMKGENQLHPKATSHLLTHLTNKNSTERQPLEELTKRELEVLREIAKGKSNKEIASSLYITEKTVKTHVSNLLSKLDLADRTQAALYAVRHGIAEED
- a CDS encoding GAF domain-containing sensor histidine kinase, with product MLGEKRQSEIRILKEIAEILNEGTEIDSLLKEVLQKLLHITGLETGWVFLIDSQGEFRLAAEEKLPPALSADNCRPMCKGDCWCLDRYNDGRLNKASNIIECKRIEDAIAEQRKDTKGLTHHASVPLRAGEEKFGILNIGSPDKTHFSPEELALLESVAFQIGTAIKRIKLTQLEQETALAAERNRLARDLHDSVNQLLFSLSLTARGGAEMTDNPEIKETFSYMQDLAQEALSEMRALIWQLKPRGLENGIVCAMQTYSQMLGLTLNSRVKGVICLPGKVEETLWRIGQEALANCKKHSGGSTADLALTVDEKTVAMVISDCGRGFHYRENDIPSLGLKSMKKRTEALNGSFKLKTEPNKGTNIEIIIPLEKGGK
- a CDS encoding NADPH-dependent FMN reductase — translated: MKLTIINGSPRLKGRTGIASRYIARKYNAELIDLSLGEIPLYNGTEDQYQLPAVKKLRQQIADSDGVILASPEYHSAMSGALKNALDFLGSEQFAHKPVGLLVVAGGGKGGINALNNLRIAGRGVYANVIPKQLVLDPHCFDYENDGLYEEPAQLVEGLMKELQVYMKAYGQIKQELK
- a CDS encoding YhcU family protein, which translates into the protein MKVVFASTPDQEQKIQELIRKFYSNVLPLYFTDDDIREFEQQKILHTSTRHFEYFGTLKEAYQVIAGLQTLMAILESRQMNDKYEMIFVKNVQILQEFGLSFPFDYSHFCGERMPRNNLFSVYAKAANEMLV
- a CDS encoding phospho-sugar mutase, which encodes MEWKTAADRWVNHENLDSELLEQLKRLQGNEKLLEEAFYKGLEFGTGGMRGEIGPGTNRMNIYTVRKASAGLAAYIEEKGLDAKNRGVAIAYDSRHMSPEFAMEAAKTLASRGIQTYVFDELRPTPELSFAVRYLHAYAGIVVTASHNPPEYNGYKVYGSDGAQLTPAEADIVIRKVNEIENELIIEVMDEDSLKEKGLITMIGTTVDQAYQKQLLTISENPDAANETDVHVVFTPLHGTANKPVREALAALGYEHVHVVKEQELPDPEFSTVKSPNPEEKIAFELAMRDGRETNADILIATDPDADRLGIAAKNKDGDYVLLTGNQTGALLLHYILSQKKEKNTLPDNGIMLKTIVTSEFGRRVASSFGVETIDVLTGFKFIAEKIKEYEETGEYSFLFGYEESYGYLIGDFARDKDAIQAALLAAEMAAFYKKRDMSLYDALLSLFDEYGYFLEGLKSMTLKGIEGAEKIQQTLASFRANPIKDLQGMKVQAVEDYLTGIRTEADGMEKVIELPKSNVIKYFFEDGTWICLRPSGTEPKIKFYFGISASSLASSKEKLESVQKEFMQIVEERMGSSVKK
- a CDS encoding disulfide oxidoreductase; its protein translation is MEKRQTDRRENLLFIAWAASILAMFGSLYFSEIRQYEPCELCWYQRIIMYPFAVILGLAVVKKDYRISLYTMVLSAVGAGISIYHYSIQKISFMADHAASCGRVPCTGQYINWLGFITIPFLALTAFIIIFICSYLVWKKTKEVAE